A section of the Solidesulfovibrio fructosivorans JJ] genome encodes:
- the istB gene encoding IS21-like element helper ATPase IstB, whose product MLNHQTMERLSQMKLTGIREGFKEQLDNPAFSDLAFEERFGLLVDREYLLRDNRRLTKRFQEAHLKVKASVEDVDFHAPRGLDKRLFLELATCGWIGRRHNLVITGPTGGGKTYLACVLAQKACREGKRCLYFHFPELLQELSISRAEGSQRLLVRKLATRDLLVIDDWLREPVSAEIARGLADLMDDRFRNKSTLFATQFPVAEWHGRFQDPTLADAVLDRIVHDSYRIELSGDSMRKRTSDLTKSAT is encoded by the coding sequence ATGCTCAACCACCAGACCATGGAACGGTTATCGCAAATGAAATTGACCGGAATCCGTGAAGGTTTCAAGGAGCAGCTCGACAATCCGGCCTTCAGCGACCTGGCTTTCGAAGAACGTTTCGGATTGCTCGTAGACCGGGAATACCTCCTACGCGACAATCGTCGTCTCACGAAGCGCTTTCAAGAAGCCCATCTCAAAGTTAAGGCGTCAGTCGAGGACGTGGATTTCCATGCCCCGCGTGGCTTAGACAAAAGGCTTTTCCTCGAACTGGCCACCTGCGGCTGGATCGGCCGAAGACATAACCTGGTCATCACCGGACCGACCGGCGGCGGCAAAACCTATCTGGCATGCGTCTTGGCGCAAAAGGCCTGCCGCGAAGGGAAGCGCTGTCTGTACTTCCATTTCCCGGAGCTACTCCAGGAACTCAGCATCAGTCGGGCCGAGGGATCGCAGCGCCTCCTTGTCCGAAAACTCGCCACACGGGATTTGCTTGTCATAGATGACTGGCTCAGGGAGCCGGTCAGCGCGGAAATAGCACGTGGTCTCGCCGATCTGATGGATGATCGATTTCGAAACAAATCCACGCTGTTTGCGACACAGTTTCCCGTGGCGGAATGGCATGGGCGTTTCCAGGATCCGACCCTGGCGGATGCGGTCTTGGACAGGATCGTCCATGACTCCTACCGGATCGAGCTGTCGGGGGATTCCATGCGGAAGCGGACATCGGACTTGACCAAATCGGCCACCTGA